A DNA window from Hordeum vulgare subsp. vulgare chromosome 1H, MorexV3_pseudomolecules_assembly, whole genome shotgun sequence contains the following coding sequences:
- the LOC123449945 gene encoding disease resistance protein RGA2-like isoform X2, with protein sequence MPSNFHLNPKRCAERMMSISIYLQLKLFFSWNNQLLQRVTMPHKLKNVRGEIEKIRKEGQAINLVRHQERAEGSRKNETFAGIFDEGLRSGVVGRDIEKDKIISLLLKMGVQEDISIVPIVGLGGLGKSTLAESVFVDKMVNDFEVRAWVHVSKEFDLHKIGSAILKSINSSINLDNCSLQFLQENLRNELADRRYLIVLDDLWEENADKLERLKQMLQHGHRGSRVIVTTRNQSVVNKLGTGVLAHKRKICLVPNSDQIKLHVLSNDDCWEVMKQTAFGPDDDKSDLEEIGRKIAEKCGGVPLVAIALGQVMSELRTVEAWQNIRDTNIDLGHRDHKDTLERLMLSYYYMKLDFKMCFTYLAAFPKGFIIESDRLIQQWKALGYIHRGDDGKRCINYLMGMSFLQISRSSAIRSSPVHADAPRELTMHDLVHDLATIIMGHESVVLNATELMTRKKAKHRYCRHARLINYQNQHMVFNDLPGSIRSFHVRHPETGQLPQKAFSRTKYIRVLDLSGCLVVRQTTPIKIFLPSSVLQLKLLRYLDASSLPITSLPESFHTLQNMETLILSNCSLKTLPDSICRLHKLRYLDLAGNARFNKLPDNFHLLTELIFLNMSSCSKLTELPDNFSLESLEHLNLSGCHELKALPHDFGNLENLTFLNLSDCYKISVLPESFCQLKHLKDLNLSDCRALIVLPECFGDLSELESLNLTSCPRLARLPESVCKMTNLRCLNLSYCLGMLELPSSLGDLNLQILDISAGALRHLPDSISKMASLTQFVVTSGHPRVFGEAQEIKKRLKLPGRTVHRVRKGHSGHSSIVELAHVNCSELLIGSLQRVEKPEDAERVMLRDKSCVRQLALHWNRRNNMYADSAPSILKRLMPAQNLEQFMIQGYTSKGFPKWMSHISSHLPCITYLSLSDLGACDNIPPFGQLPNLRSLYLQKIPNIRKIGKNFYGEGGTCKKLRLLQLKSMVNLEEWWTTRSGKENGEFLIPNLHNLELKDCPKLKFRPYPPRSMFWCLDNSDEVLAGQGFGKLSSSTLPCRMGIKNCSFHPGKWSRLEQFPTLEEFSLTSCHGLMSLPEAIRCFTSLKKLSLTSLWWLETIPEWLGHLTSLQVFAIKDCHSLTFLPQSMENLTALRILMLLECKGLYILPEWIGQLSSLRELHITDCPDITSLPESIQNLTALEELYISGCSSLVRRSRTEDAYKVSHIRKVIFEPEEPNEEQRQEESQVQNYKRKHGWIGYRKNMEKTHRDIERNKKN encoded by the exons ATGCCTAGTAACTTCCATCTTAATCCAAAGAGATGTGCTGAGAGAATGATGTCGATTTCAATTTATTTACAGTTGAAGCTGTTCTTTTCCTGGAATAATCAACTTCTACAGAGGGTTACCATGCCTCACAAGCTGAAGAACGTGAGGGGGGAAATAGAGAAAATAAGAAAGGAGGGTCAGGCTATCAATCTTGTGAGACATCAAGAACGAGCAGAAGGGAGCAGAAAAAATGAAACTTTTGCAGGCATCTTTGATGAAGGCCTGAGATCTGGAGTGGTGGGGAGGGATATAGAGAAGGACAAAATAATCAGTCTGCTACTAAAAATGGGCGTTCAAGAGGATATATCTATTGTCCCGATTGTCGGGCTAGGTGGTCTAGGGAAGTCAACATTGGCTGAATCAGTCTTTGTAGACAAGATGGTCAACGACTTCGAAGTCCGAGCCTGGGTTCATGTGTCTAAGGAGTTTGATCTGCACAAAATTGGGAGTGCCATCCTCAAAAGCATAAATAGCAGTATCAACCTTGACAATTGTAGTTTGCAATTTTTACAGGAAAATCTCAGAAATGAACTTGCTGATAGAAGGTACTTGATTGTTTTGGATGATCTTTGGGAAGAGAACGCGGATAAGCTGGAAAGGCTGAAGCAGATGCTACAACATGGCCACAGGGGTAGTAGGGTTATTGTAACTACACGTAACCAAAGTGTAGTCAATAAATTGGGCACCGGTGTTcttgcacacaaaagaaaaatTTGTCTGGtgcccaactcagatcaaatcaaGTTGCATGTTTTATCAAATGATGACTGCTGGGAAGTAATGAAACAAACAGCATTCGGGCCTGATGATGACAAAAGTGACTTGGAAGAAATTGGAAGGAAAATTGCAGAGAAGTGTGGGGGTGTACCACTCGTGGCAATTGCCCTTGGGCAAGTGATGTCCGAGTTAAGGACTGTCGAGGCATGGCAAAACATAAGAGATACAAACATTGATTTGGGTCATAGAGATCACAAGGACACATTGGAGCGCCTCATGCTGAGCTATTACTACATGAAGCTTGACTTCAAAATGTGTTTCACATATTTGGCGGCCTTTCCCAAGGGCTTCATTATAGAAAGTGATCGTCTAATTCAGCAATGGAAGGCTCTTGGATACATTCATCGAGGGGATGATGGTAAAAGGTGCATCAACTACCTTATGGGGATGTCCTTCCTTCAAATTTCAAGGTCTTCTGCA ATTAGGTCAAGTCCAGTGCATGCTGATGCTCCTCGGGAGCTCACCATGCATGATTTGGTGCACGATCTTGCTACTATAATCATGGGCCATGAATCCGTTGTTCTAAATGCTACCGAGCTGATGACTAGGAAGAAAGCAAAACATCGTTATTGTCGACATGCACGATTGATCAACTACCAGAATCAGCATATGGTTTTCAATGATCTACCAGGCAGCATCAGATCCTTCCATGTAAGACATCCAGAGACAGGGCAGCTCCCCCAAAAGGCATTTTCTAGAACCAAGTATATACGGGTCTTGGACCTAAGTGGATGTTTAGTTGTGAGGCAAACTACTCCAATTAAGATATTTTTGCCATCTTCCGTGCTTCAGTTGAAGCTACTTAGGTACCTCGATGCCTCTAGCCTACCAATTACATCACTTCCTGAGTCGTTCCATACACTTCAAAATATGGAAACTCTAATTCTGTCTAATTGCTCACTGAAAACCTTGCCTGACAGTATCTGTAGACTCCACAAACTCCGCTATTTGGACCTAGctggcaatgctaggttcaataaGCTCCCTGACAACTTTCATCTTCTTACTGAACTCATATTCCTGAACATGTCAAGTTGTTCCAAGCTAACAGAACTTCCTGACAATTTTAGCCTGGAGAGTTTAGAACATTTAAACCTATCAGGTTGTCATGAGTTAAAAGCCCTTCCACACGATTTCGGCAATCTTGAAAATCTTACGTTCTTGAACCTTTCTGATTGCTACAAGATATCAGTTCTACCAGAATCATTTTGCCAACTGAAGCATTTGAAAGATCTAAACCTTTCAGATTGTCGTGCCCTTATAGTGCTCCCTGAATGTTTTGGTGACCTTTCAGAGCTTGAATCTTTGAACCTAACAAGTTGTCCCAGGCTAGCACGGTTGCCCGAGTCAGTCTGCAAGATGACTAATCTGAGGTGTCTCAATTTGTCATATTGTTTAGGGATGCTAGAGCTTCCCTCCTCACTAGGTGATCTTAATCTCCAAATATTGGACATTTCTGCTGGCGCTCTCCGTCACTTGCCAGATAGTATCAGTAAAATGGCTAGTCTCACCCAATTTGTGGTCACGTCAGGACATCCTAGGGTGTTTGGAGAAGCCCAGGAAATTAAGAAACGTCTTAAATTGCCAGGCCGTACAGTACATAGAGTACGCAAGGGACATTCAGGACACAGCAGTATTGTGGAGCTTGCACATGTGAATTGCAGTGAGCTGTTAATTGGATCTCTTCAGCGTGTCGAGAAACCGGAAGACGCAGAGAGAGTCATGCTGCGTGATAAATCATGTGTTCGACAACTAGCTCTCCACTGGAACAGGAGGAATAATATGTATGCTGACTCGGCTCCGTCTATTCTGAAGAGGCTCATGCCAGCTCAAAATCTTGAACAGTTTATGATACAAGGGTATACGAGCAAGGGTTTTCCTAAATGGATGTCGCACATATCCTCCCACCTCCCTTGTATTACATATCTGAGTCTTTCTGATTTAGGTGCATGTGATAATATTCCTCCGTTTGGCCAGCTACCAAATTTAAGAAGTCTATATCTGCAGAAAATTCCGAACATCAGGAAAATCGGCAAGAATTTCTATGGGGAGGGTGGAACTTGTAAGAAATTAAGATTGCTACAGTTGAAGTCGATGGTCAATTTGGAGGAATGGTGGACAACACGGTCAGGCAAAGAAAATGGAGAATTTCTAATCCCTAATTTGCACAATTTAGAGTTAAAGGACTGCCCAAAGTTGAAGTTTCGACCATATCCCCCTAGAAGTATGTTTTGGTGCTTGGACAATAGCGATGAGGTTTTGGCAGGACAAGGATTTGGGAAACTCTCATCTTCCACTCTTCCTTGTCGCATGGGTATTAAAAATTGCAGCTTTCATCCTGGCAAGTGGAGTAGACTAGAGCAATTCCCAACTCTCGAGGAATTCTCATTGACCTCCTGCCATGGCTTGATGTCCTTGCCAGAGGCCATTCGCTGCTTCACCTCTCTCAAAAAGCTAAGTTTGACGTCATTGTGGTGGCTGGAGACGATTCCGGAATGGTTGGGACATCTCACTTCTCTACAAGTCTTTGCGATAAAAGACTGTCACAGTTTAACATTTTTGCCTCAAAGTATGGAAAACCTTACTGCTCTGAGAATACTAATGCTTCTCGAGTGCAAAGGACTATATATATTGCCGGAATGGATAGGACAGCTCAGTTCCCTACGAGAACTTCACATCACAGACTGTCCCGACATCACATCTTTGCCTGAAAGCATACAAAACCTTACTGCCCTGGAGGAACTGTACATTTCTGGTTGTTCAAGTTTGGTCCGTAGGTCCCGCACGGAGGATGCATATAAGGTTTCTCACATCCGTAAAGTGATATTCGAGCCAGAAGAACCAAATGAGGAACAAAGACAAGAAGAATCACAGGTACAGAACTACAAAAG GAAGCATGGATGGATAGGCTACCGAAAAAATATGGAGAAAACCCATCGAGACatagagaggaacaagaagaactAG